Genomic segment of Kibdelosporangium phytohabitans:
CCGTCCGGTCAGAACCACTCGGCTGAACCACTCACGCCCGCCTACCAGCACTGCCGGGATGAGTATCGTGAGTGGTTGAGCCGGTTCTAACCGGACGAAACACTCACGAGGGCTCAGTACTCGGAGAACTCGTCGGTGTCGAGGTTGTGGGCTTCGTCGCCGCGCAGCGCCGGGGTGAACATGCACACCAGGCGCAGGTCCTCGTGCGGGCTGGCGACCAGCCAGTGCGGGTCGTGCTTGTCCAGCGCGTACATCACGCCGGGCGTGATCGGGTGGGAGTTGCCCTCGGTGTCGATCACTTCGCCGGATCCCGCGATGCAGTAGCAGGCTTCGAGGTGGTTGCGGTATTCCAGGTGCGACTTGGTGCCCGCGCGGACGAGGGTGTCGGTCAGCGTGTAGCCCATGCCGTCGGCCTCCAGCAGGAAGCGGCGGGACAGCCCGTTGCCCCATTCGACGGTCTTCACGTCGTCGATGCTGCGAATGATCATGCTCAACTCCTTCGTTCGGCTAAGCGAGGGTGTGGGCGGGGTGGACCGACCGGACGAAGTCCGCGAACTCCTTGACCACGTCCCGGTTGTACGCGAGGGCTTCTTCGACCCGCGCCACTCCCGCGGAGCCGACGATCACCGCGTCCGCCCCGAGGGCGTGCACAGCCGTCACGTCTGCCCGCGTCTTGACTCCGAACCCGACGGCGATCGGCACGCGCGTGTCCAACCGCAGCTCCGCGATCGTTCCGGCCAGGTCGGCGTACCCTTCGGCCGGAGCGGTGCCGCTGCGGCCGTACTGGGCGACCAGGTACAGGTAGGCCGAGGCGTTGTCGACTGCCTCGGTCATCACCTGCTGGGTGGAGACCTTGTGGTAGCACGTGGCGACGACCGGCAGACCCGCGTCTCTGGTGGCCTGGTAGTAGCCCGGTCGCACCCGCGGCGGGACGGCGTGCAGCAGCAGGCCGTCCGCGCCCGCTTCGGCGATGTCGCCGACGACCTCGGCCATCGGCCTGCTCTTGATCGAGTAGCTCCAGTCGGCGAGCAACGCGATCCGCAGCCGGTGCAGCTTCGGCCGGACGTGCGAGATGAAGGTGAGCACTTCGTCCAGGCCGACGCCGAGCGCCAGCGCCCGCTCGTGCGAACGCCGGATCACCGGGCCGTCGGTGACCGAACCGGGGAACGGCACGGCCAGCTCCAGACAGTCCACTCCGGCGTCGTCGAGCATGAAGACAAGGTCCGCCAGTACGTCCAGCGGCGGGTCACCCGCGTTGAGGAACAACGCCAGTCCCGGCTCGCCGTCGGCTGTCTGGTCGAAGAACTCAGCCATTGGATACCGCCTTGCGTACGAGGGTGAGCTTGCGCTCGTGCGGTGTCCGCATAGCGTCCACAAGGGAGCGTGCGGCACCGGTGACGACCGCGTCCCGCGCGGCCTCGAAAGCGACCGTCCAGTCCTCGATGTGGCCCGTGGCGACCGCGAGTGCCGCCGCGTTGAGGCTGATCGTCTCTGTGACGACCTCGCCCGCCGCGCCGGAGATCACCGCGAGGAAGTGGTCGGCGACCTGGTCGAGGTCCCGTGCGGGGGCCAGGTCCTCGAACGTGCCCTTGTCCGAGGTGAACCGGCCGGCCCACAGCCTGATCATGCTGGTGTCGTCGTTGGTGTAGATCACGTTGTCGGCGAAGCCGAGCAGCTCGTCCGCACCGGAGTCGTTCATGCACAGCCAGACCTTGCGGTCCTTGATGCCCGCGGCCAGCCTGCGCAGCTCCGGCTGCGGCGCGTGCACCGACACACCGGTGACCTGCGCGGTGACCGGCAGCGCGGCCAGGAACGGGCCGAGCGCGTTGACGAACCGGCCGAACGGCTTGAGGCTCATCGGCATGATCAGCCGTGCCATCCGCAGCAGCTCCGTCGGGTACACGAACGGTCCGGCGAACGCGATGCCGTGCTTGTCCAACGTGTCCTCGGTGTGCCGGTACGACCGGGTCAGGCCGACGCCGAGACGTTCCAGCAGGTCGATCGAGCCGACGCTGCTGGTGTAGGCGCGCGAACCGGTCTTGACGACCTTGACGCCCAACGCCGCGGCCACGAACGCCGAAGCGGTCGAGATGTTGAAAGTCCTCGGGCCGCCACCCGTTCCGACGATGTTGACCGTGCCCGGCCAGCTCGCGGTGACCGGTTCGCGCCGCTCGTTGAGCGACGCCAACAGGTTGCGCAGCGAGTCGTGGTCGGGCAGCCGGGTGGCCAGCGAGGCCAGCAGGGCGACGGACTCACCTCGGTCGAGGTCGCCCGCGCCCAGCTGGTCCCACAACGACCGCCAGGTGTCCCTGTCGATGCCGGTGCGGTGGTCGAGCAGCGAGATGATCGCGGGATGCACCGGAGTTCAGCTCCCCGCCACCTGGCCGCGGGCGGCGTCGATGAACTCGTCGATCGCCTGCACGCTGCGGAAGTTGTTGGGGTCGAGGTCGGTGTCGTGCACCGACAGCGCGAAGTGGTCCTCCACCCACGCGATCAGCTTGAGCAGGCCGAGGCTGTCGATCACGCCGTCGGCCAGCAGGTCGTAGTCGACCGCGAGGTCCTCCGGTGCCACGTCGGGCAGGAACTCGTCGATGACGAACTTCTTGATGGCGTCCGCGTTGCTCATGAGTTTCTTCCTTTGCTCCCGAATGCGTTTCGGTCAACCTTGCCGGTCGGTGTCTTCGGCAGCGGCTCGTCGGCGATGTGCATGGCCGACGGGATGGCCGCCTGCGGCAGCCGCCTCGCGCAGTGCTGGCGAAGGATGAGGCTGTTGAGCTTGCTGCCGCCGGCCCGCCGCACCGCGGCGACCAGCCTGCGGCCCGCGATCGGGTCGGGCACGGCGACGACCGCCGCCTCCAGCACCGCGGGGTGCTCGAGCAGCACGTGCTCGACCTCGGCGGTGTTGATCGCGACACCCCGTACCTTGACCTGGAAGTCGCTGCGCCCGATCAGGTAGACCCGGCCGTCCTCGGCACGCCTGACCAGGTCGCCCGAGCGGAACCACGGCCGCTCGTCGGCTCCGGCCGGGTGCGGCACGAACTTGTCCGTGTGCCGGGTGCGGTCGAGGTACCCGGCCGCCTGGAACGGCGTGCTCACGTACAGCTCACCGGTTCCCGGTCCTTCGAGGACAGTGCCTTCGGCTGTCATGACCAGCGTGTGGACACCTGGCAGCGGCGTGCCGATCGAGACCGGCGCGGTCGCGTCCGTGCCGAGGTGGTGGATGAAGCTGTCGTTGGTCTCCGTGCATCCGTAGATGTTGTGCAGCGACGCACGGGGGAACAGGTTCGGCAGCTCGGCGAGCGTGCGGTCCGGGATGGCGTCGCCGGTGAACATCACGCGGTCCACGCTTTCCAGCCTGTCCACCGCGGGCTGCACGACGTCCAGCAGCAGGCCGAAGAACATCGGTACGGCCTGGATGACGTTGACCTCGTGCCGTACGAGCATGTCCAGCAGGTGCCTGCCGTTGGCCGCGTAGTCGGGGTCGACGAGCACGACCCGGCCGCCGTGCGCCAGCGTGGTCCAGATGTCGAGCAGGCACAGGTCGAAGTTCAGCGGCGCGTAGTTCAGCACGGTCCGGCCCGGCCGGATGTCGAACTCCGCGCCCGCCCACTCGACGAACCGGTCGATGCCCTGCTGCGGCAACGGAACGATCTTCGGCAAGCCGGTCGATCCGGACGTGGTCAGCATGAACCGCACGCCGTCCACATCGGATGCCTCGACGGCCGGTCGCGAGACCTCGGGGTCCGGGACGAACTCCGGCTCGCCTTCGGGCGCGTACACGGCCTGGCACCCGGCCTGGGCGAACAGGCTGGTCAGCGCCGAGTTGGCGAGCGCGGGCGACGGCAGCAGGAACCGGCGTCCGCTCAGGACGGCGCCGAGGACCAGCGCGACCGCCTGCGGGGACTTCTTGACCAGCAGGCCGATCGGTTCGCCCGGCTGGAGGTTCGACCACTCCAGCCGGGCCCTCGCCTTGTCGGCGAGTTCGTACAGCTCGCCGTACGTGGTGACCTCGCCGTGCCAGACCAGTGCTGGCGCACCGGGTCTGCGGCTGACCTGGGTAAGCAACCGCTCTCGGAAGGTACTCATCACTCCCCCAGCTCGACCCACCCGCTCTTGAGAGCGGGACCAGTCGGTGTCTTGCACGAGAACCGGACGAACTTCTCGTCCTGCTGCAACACGATCTCCAATGGCGTCTCGGGCGAGACGGCTGAGGAGAACCTCGCGCCGATGCTCTTGACCCGATCAGCGTCACCACCGGCGTAGCGGTCGATGACCTCTTCGGTGACGACCGCGAGCACGCTCATCCCGTGTGCGATCACACCGTTCTCGAAGCCCGCTTGGACAGCCGCGTTGTCGTCCAAGTGAATCGGGTTGAGGTCGCCGGAGGCGTAGGCGTACTTGGTCACGGTCTCACGTGCGATCGACCGCGTGACAACGGTCGGCTCGGCCGTGCTGCCCTTGCCGGGGTGCGGCGGGAGCTGGCCGAAGGTGTCCGGGGTGACCGCGCCGACGAGCATCGCCCCGGTGATCAGCTCGGCGAACTGCTCGCCGTCCTCGCCCAGCAGCGCCACCTTCATCGCCACCTGGACGCCCTTGAGGCTCTTGCGGGTGCCGACGACGTCGAGCGCCACGGTGACCGGCTCGTCCGGCCTGATCGCCCGCCGCACGTGGATCTCCTGCGACAGGTGCACGCGGCCGAGCGGGGAGCCGTCCGCGGTGGCCGCGCCGATCATCCCGACCGACTCGTCGATCACGGGTGAGGCGAGCACGAAGGCGTGCAGCGGGGATGCCTTGCCGTCCCCGTCAGCGAGTCCACTCCGGACCACTTCGCGGTAGGTCGCGAGCTCGTCCGCGTCCACCTTGCGGACAGCCTTCGCCGAAAGCGTGGGGGTCATACCGGCTTCACCACCAGACAGGCGTTGTGGCCCCCGAACCCGAACGAGTTCGACAGCGCCGGACCGCTCGCCACGTTGCGAGGACTGCCGTGCACGACGTCGATCCGCATTCCCGGTTCGAGGTGCTCATGGTTTGCGGTTGGGGGCACCACGGACTCGCGCATGGCCATCACCGTGGCGATCAGCTCGACCGAGCCAGCGGCTCCGATCAGGTGCCCGATGACGCCTTTCGACGAGGTCACCGGCGGGCCGTCCGGCCCGAAAACCTTGTGCAGCGCGACCGCTTCGGCGCGGTCGTTGTGCGGTGTGGACGTTCCGTGCGCGTTGACGTGCACGATGTCGCGTGGCTCCAGCCCGGCGCCGGCGATCGCCCTGCTCATCGCGGCGACCGCACCCGCGCCGTCCGAGGCGGGCATCGACAGGTGGAACGCGTCGCTGGTGGCCGCGTAGCCCGCGATCTCCGCGTACAGCCGAGCTCCTCGGGCGCGGGCGTCGTCCGCGCGTTCCAGTACGACGAAACCCGCGCCCTCGCCCATGACGAACCCGTCGCGGTCCTTGTCGAACGGCCGCGACGCGATCACCGGGGTGTCGTTGCGGCTCGTCGTGACGGCGTTGAGATTCCCGAACGCGGCCAGCGTGACCTCAGTCATGATCGACTCGCAGCCACCGGCCAGCACGACGTCCGCCTGGCCGGTCCGCAGCAGCATCCGGGCGTAGCCGATCGAGTCCGCGCCACTGGCGCACGTGGACGCGATGGTCAGCGCCGGGCCGCGCCACCCCAGTCTCATGCTCAGCGCGGCAGCCGCGGCGTTCGGCATGTTGATCAACGGCATCAACGGGTTCACCTTGGCCGGGCCGCCGATGTGGAAGTTGCGTGTCTCGTCGTCGCTGGTTCGCCTGCCACCGACGGCGTTGCCGATGACGATCGCCGCCCGGTCCTTGTCCACACTCGGCAAACCCGCGTCGGCGTGCGCCTGCAAAGCAGCGGCGACGCCGTAACGCGCGAACGGGTCCAGCCGCCGGGCCTCCTTCGCGCCGAGCACGTCGAGGTCCTCGAATCCCCTGACGCGGCAGCCGATGCGCACCTTGTGCTCGTCCAGCCTCATCCCGGTCAGTTCGGCTGCTGTCGAACGACCTGCCCGCAGCACCGCCCAGAACTCGTCGAGCCGGCATCCCGCCGGCGTGACCACGCCCATCCCGGTGATCACCACGCTGGCCGTCATCTCGGCTCCCTCCTGCTCTGAGGGCAAGTTGTACGTGGGCCGCCGCAAGCCGGGCGCAATACACCGGGGCCGGTACACGCAGCGCGACCGGCAGTGACTGCTTCACGCGACCGGGCGTGAGAAGTTCATGGTGTAGGGGTAGACGGTCACATATCGCTCGGCAATCCTTTGGGCAGCGTCTGAGGGGCGCTTGTTGCCCTAATCGACTGTGTCGATCCTTCTGGGGTGGTCGGAAATGCTCATCAGGCTGACGGGTCTCATCACCATCGAACGTGATGACGCCCCGCCGCGGCACTTGTCCAGTGCGCAGGCGCAAGTGGCGTTCGCACGGCTGACGCTGGAACGCGCCGGTGGCACGAGCCGCGACCTGCTGGCCGACACCGTGTGGCCGGAGGGACTGCCGGACACGTGGGCGTCCGCGCTGCGCAGCGTGGTCAGCCGGGTCCGCGGATTCGTTGTGGGCGGCGACATCGCGGCGAGCCCGCCGATCATCGCACAGGGCGGGCGGTACCTGCTCAAGCTCCCCGCCGGGGCGACTGTCGACCTGGAACTGGCCGAAACCGATGTGGCACAGGCGAGTGAGGCGTTCGGCAAAGGTGAGTTCGCGGACGCGGAACGACTCGCCTCGGCGGCTGTGGCCACGCTGGAAAGGCCGTTCCTGCCCGACCACGAAGGCGAGTGGGTCACCAGCGTCCGGGAGCGGACCGCCGAACTGCTTGTGTCGGCGTTGGAAACAGCGAGTCTGGCGGCGTCCGCCCGGCACGACGAACGCAACTCCCTCAGGTTCGCCGACGAGGCGGTCCGCCGCGCCCCGCTCAGGGAAAGCGCGCACCGCTGCCGGATGACGGCGCACGTCGCCGCGGGCAACCGCGCGGAGGCGCTGAAGTCCTACCACGAACTACGCCGGATGCTCGCCGAGGAACTCGGGATCGACCCGGCGCCGGAAACCCAGGCCGCGTACGCGGAACTGCTCGGCAGCCCGGTCGTGGCACCTGCGCGGAAACGGGCGCCGCGCGTGCAGAGCTCTGCGCCGTTCGTGGGACGCCGCCAGGAACTGGCGCGGTTGTCGGCCACCTGGGCGCAGGTCGAGGACGGCGCGAGCCACATGGTCCTCGTCACCGGCGAACCGGGCATCGGCAAGACCCGACTGGTCACCGAACTGGCCAAACGGATCAGCGTCGCGGGTGGTGTGGTGATGTACGGCCGCTGCGACGACACGGCCGGCGGTACGGCCTCCGTGCCGTGCCAGGCTTTCGTCGAGGCCGCCAGCGGGTTCGTCGCCGCCACACCGCAAGACGCACTGCCCCCGTTGGCGAGGGCGACGCTGCGCACGATAGCGGACCCGATGGCGTCCACACGGGCCGATCTGCTGCTCGCCCTGACCGACCTGCTGATCAAAACAGCGTCAGAGCGACCGGTTTACGTCGTACTCGACGACCTCGACCTGGCCGACGACGACACGTTCGTGCTGCTGCGCAGGCTGGCCCGGCGCAGGCACGGAACGTCCTTGCTGGTCGCGGCCACCGCGGGAGCGGCTGGACATCGTCCAACCGCGGCAGGCGACTTCACCTCGGCGATCCACGACGTGGACAGGGACGGCTGGTTGCGCCGGATCGCGCTGACCGGGATGGACGAGTCCGACGTGCGCGCGTTGGTCCGCCGGATCGTGCCGGACGACCAGGGCCTGCCGCACCCGCAGCAGCTGGTCACCGACACCGCGGGGAACACGTTCCTGCTGCTGGAACTGCTGCGCTGGCACAGCGACCCGGACAGCACCAAGCCCGCGCTGCCGTCCGGCGCCGCGGACTACGCGAGCGCCCGGCTGGCCGCGATCGGCCACCCCGCAAGGCAATTGCTGCGGGCCGCGGCAGCCTCAGGCGCGAGCTTCGAGCTCGACCTGGTCGCCGAGGCCGCCGACCTGGCCGAGAACGAGGCGTTCGAGGCGCTGGACACCGTCGTCAACGACGGGATCGTGGCGGAAACCCCGGTGACCTACGAGTACCGGTTCGTGCACGACATCGTTCGCCGGGCGATCTACGAACAGGCAAGCGCCGCACGCAGACGCTGGCTGCACACCCGTCTCGCCGACGCGATCGAACACCGCCGCGCGGGTGAACTGCGCCGATACAGCCGCACGATGGCGCATCACCGCGCCGCGGGCGCGATCCCGCACGGGGACCAGCGCGCTGTCCGGTGGGGCTGGCGCGCGGCGGCGTGGGCGAGCCAGGACGGCGCGCCGCACGAGGCCGTTCACTTGCACCGCCAGGCGTTGCGGCACGTACCGTCGGCTGACCACGAACTGCGCGCCGAAGCGCTGACGAATCTCGGCTTGGCGCAGCTCGCCGCCGGCCACGACGAGTGCGAGCAGACGCTGCTGGACGGCGCGATCCAGGCGTTGCACAACGGACGGCTGAACATGGCCGCGCAGGCCGCGCTCGGGCTGGCCGACGTCGTCCAGGACAGGCCGAGGCTGCGCAGCGAGGCCGCGGCACTGATCGAAATGCTCGTCGGCGCAACGCCTCCCCGCGCGGTGAGCGCGATCGACGACGTCACGGTCGGCCGGTTGCTCGCCCGTCTGGCCCGGCTCGAGCGGCCCCTTCCCGTCGGCGCGAAGGCCGCGCTGACCGCGATGTCCCGTGAGCTGCAACTGCTGGAAGGGCCGGCGAACGTCCGGCGGCGGGCGCAGCTGGCCGGGGAGATGCTCGCGGTCGCGCAGGCTGTCGAGGACTCCTACGCGGCGGTCGTCGCGGCGCACCACCGTGCGATGGCGGCCGAGCTGGCCGGCGACGGCGCGCAGGCACTGGCCGACCTGGTGGAAGTGGTCGACGCGGCAGGCGAACGGCTCGGCCAGGCACTGCTGCTGGACCGTTCGGTGGCGGTCGCCGTGACACAGGGCCAGTTCGCCCAAGCGGTCGCGATGACCAACCGGGTGCACCGGGTGCCCGACGACACCGACCACCGGATCCACCCCGTACCAGGCAGTTTGGCCGCACGGCAGCTGCTCGTCGCGGGCTGGCTGCGCGGGAACGCCGACGACGGCTGGTTCACCAGCGCGCACGAAGCCGCTGAACGGTCGCTGGTCGCGTTGATAGGCGGGGAACGTGGCCTTCCTCACCTGACCGTGCGGGCGCTGGCCACCGGCGTCGAACCGTTGCCGTCGGGCGACGAATGGCCACATGTCGTTGGCCTGCTTGCCCTCGGCGCGCACGAACTGGGCGATCCGGCCACCGCGGAGGCGCTGCGCAAGCTGCTGGAACCCTATGCCGAGCTCAACTGCGGCATCGGTTACCGCACTTTCGCCGGATCGGCGTCATTCCATCTTGGCCGGTTGGCGGTTATCGTTGGAGACTGGGACGACGCGGAGCAGCACCTGACCGCGGCGCTCACCGGGTTCGGCGAACGCCAGGCCCGGCCGTGGACGGCCTTGACACAACTGGCGCTGGCACAGGCGATGGAGGCACGAGGACGCGCAGGAGACCGAAGGCGAGCGGAAACCCTGCGTGCGGAGGCGAACTGGACCCTCGCCAGCCTCGACCTGCATCCGCGGTCAGCGTAACCAACGGCCCCCTCGTGAGTGGTTCGGTCACACAACTACC
This window contains:
- a CDS encoding AAA family ATPase, giving the protein MLIRLTGLITIERDDAPPRHLSSAQAQVAFARLTLERAGGTSRDLLADTVWPEGLPDTWASALRSVVSRVRGFVVGGDIAASPPIIAQGGRYLLKLPAGATVDLELAETDVAQASEAFGKGEFADAERLASAAVATLERPFLPDHEGEWVTSVRERTAELLVSALETASLAASARHDERNSLRFADEAVRRAPLRESAHRCRMTAHVAAGNRAEALKSYHELRRMLAEELGIDPAPETQAAYAELLGSPVVAPARKRAPRVQSSAPFVGRRQELARLSATWAQVEDGASHMVLVTGEPGIGKTRLVTELAKRISVAGGVVMYGRCDDTAGGTASVPCQAFVEAASGFVAATPQDALPPLARATLRTIADPMASTRADLLLALTDLLIKTASERPVYVVLDDLDLADDDTFVLLRRLARRRHGTSLLVAATAGAAGHRPTAAGDFTSAIHDVDRDGWLRRIALTGMDESDVRALVRRIVPDDQGLPHPQQLVTDTAGNTFLLLELLRWHSDPDSTKPALPSGAADYASARLAAIGHPARQLLRAAAASGASFELDLVAEAADLAENEAFEALDTVVNDGIVAETPVTYEYRFVHDIVRRAIYEQASAARRRWLHTRLADAIEHRRAGELRRYSRTMAHHRAAGAIPHGDQRAVRWGWRAAAWASQDGAPHEAVHLHRQALRHVPSADHELRAEALTNLGLAQLAAGHDECEQTLLDGAIQALHNGRLNMAAQAALGLADVVQDRPRLRSEAAALIEMLVGATPPRAVSAIDDVTVGRLLARLARLERPLPVGAKAALTAMSRELQLLEGPANVRRRAQLAGEMLAVAQAVEDSYAAVVAAHHRAMAAELAGDGAQALADLVEVVDAAGERLGQALLLDRSVAVAVTQGQFAQAVAMTNRVHRVPDDTDHRIHPVPGSLAARQLLVAGWLRGNADDGWFTSAHEAAERSLVALIGGERGLPHLTVRALATGVEPLPSGDEWPHVVGLLALGAHELGDPATAEALRKLLEPYAELNCGIGYRTFAGSASFHLGRLAVIVGDWDDAEQHLTAALTGFGERQARPWTALTQLALAQAMEARGRAGDRRRAETLRAEANWTLASLDLHPRSA
- a CDS encoding anthranilate phosphoribosyltransferase; the encoded protein is MHPAIISLLDHRTGIDRDTWRSLWDQLGAGDLDRGESVALLASLATRLPDHDSLRNLLASLNERREPVTASWPGTVNIVGTGGGPRTFNISTASAFVAAALGVKVVKTGSRAYTSSVGSIDLLERLGVGLTRSYRHTEDTLDKHGIAFAGPFVYPTELLRMARLIMPMSLKPFGRFVNALGPFLAALPVTAQVTGVSVHAPQPELRRLAAGIKDRKVWLCMNDSGADELLGFADNVIYTNDDTSMIRLWAGRFTSDKGTFEDLAPARDLDQVADHFLAVISGAAGEVVTETISLNAAALAVATGHIEDWTVAFEAARDAVVTGAARSLVDAMRTPHERKLTLVRKAVSNG
- a CDS encoding MaoC/PaaZ C-terminal domain-containing protein; the protein is MTPTLSAKAVRKVDADELATYREVVRSGLADGDGKASPLHAFVLASPVIDESVGMIGAATADGSPLGRVHLSQEIHVRRAIRPDEPVTVALDVVGTRKSLKGVQVAMKVALLGEDGEQFAELITGAMLVGAVTPDTFGQLPPHPGKGSTAEPTVVTRSIARETVTKYAYASGDLNPIHLDDNAAVQAGFENGVIAHGMSVLAVVTEEVIDRYAGGDADRVKSIGARFSSAVSPETPLEIVLQQDEKFVRFSCKTPTGPALKSGWVELGE
- a CDS encoding acyl carrier protein; protein product: MSNADAIKKFVIDEFLPDVAPEDLAVDYDLLADGVIDSLGLLKLIAWVEDHFALSVHDTDLDPNNFRSVQAIDEFIDAARGQVAGS
- the trpA gene encoding tryptophan synthase subunit alpha, encoding MAEFFDQTADGEPGLALFLNAGDPPLDVLADLVFMLDDAGVDCLELAVPFPGSVTDGPVIRRSHERALALGVGLDEVLTFISHVRPKLHRLRIALLADWSYSIKSRPMAEVVGDIAEAGADGLLLHAVPPRVRPGYYQATRDAGLPVVATCYHKVSTQQVMTEAVDNASAYLYLVAQYGRSGTAPAEGYADLAGTIAELRLDTRVPIAVGFGVKTRADVTAVHALGADAVIVGSAGVARVEEALAYNRDVVKEFADFVRSVHPAHTLA
- a CDS encoding beta-ketoacyl-[acyl-carrier-protein] synthase family protein — its product is MTASVVITGMGVVTPAGCRLDEFWAVLRAGRSTAAELTGMRLDEHKVRIGCRVRGFEDLDVLGAKEARRLDPFARYGVAAALQAHADAGLPSVDKDRAAIVIGNAVGGRRTSDDETRNFHIGGPAKVNPLMPLINMPNAAAAALSMRLGWRGPALTIASTCASGADSIGYARMLLRTGQADVVLAGGCESIMTEVTLAAFGNLNAVTTSRNDTPVIASRPFDKDRDGFVMGEGAGFVVLERADDARARGARLYAEIAGYAATSDAFHLSMPASDGAGAVAAMSRAIAGAGLEPRDIVHVNAHGTSTPHNDRAEAVALHKVFGPDGPPVTSSKGVIGHLIGAAGSVELIATVMAMRESVVPPTANHEHLEPGMRIDVVHGSPRNVASGPALSNSFGFGGHNACLVVKPV
- a CDS encoding ectoine synthase, which produces MIIRSIDDVKTVEWGNGLSRRFLLEADGMGYTLTDTLVRAGTKSHLEYRNHLEACYCIAGSGEVIDTEGNSHPITPGVMYALDKHDPHWLVASPHEDLRLVCMFTPALRGDEAHNLDTDEFSEY
- a CDS encoding AMP-binding protein — encoded protein: MSTFRERLLTQVSRRPGAPALVWHGEVTTYGELYELADKARARLEWSNLQPGEPIGLLVKKSPQAVALVLGAVLSGRRFLLPSPALANSALTSLFAQAGCQAVYAPEGEPEFVPDPEVSRPAVEASDVDGVRFMLTTSGSTGLPKIVPLPQQGIDRFVEWAGAEFDIRPGRTVLNYAPLNFDLCLLDIWTTLAHGGRVVLVDPDYAANGRHLLDMLVRHEVNVIQAVPMFFGLLLDVVQPAVDRLESVDRVMFTGDAIPDRTLAELPNLFPRASLHNIYGCTETNDSFIHHLGTDATAPVSIGTPLPGVHTLVMTAEGTVLEGPGTGELYVSTPFQAAGYLDRTRHTDKFVPHPAGADERPWFRSGDLVRRAEDGRVYLIGRSDFQVKVRGVAINTAEVEHVLLEHPAVLEAAVVAVPDPIAGRRLVAAVRRAGGSKLNSLILRQHCARRLPQAAIPSAMHIADEPLPKTPTGKVDRNAFGSKGRNS